In Magnetospirillum sp. XM-1, a single window of DNA contains:
- a CDS encoding type II toxin-antitoxin system ParD family antitoxin yields MATMNVSLPDPMREWVDSQVKGGVYANVSDYIRDLIRHDQQRRQALEAAIAEGLDSGRSPRKAEDIMAEAKSRLVRG; encoded by the coding sequence ATGGCGACCATGAACGTATCTCTGCCCGATCCCATGCGCGAATGGGTGGATTCCCAGGTCAAAGGTGGCGTTTACGCCAATGTCAGCGACTACATCCGTGACCTGATCCGCCACGACCAGCAGCGGCGCCAGGCCCTGGAGGCCGCCATCGCCGAGGGGCTGGACAGCGGCCGCAGCCCGCGCAAGGCCGAGGACATCATGGCCGAGGCCAAATCCCGCCTGGTGCGTGGGTAA
- a CDS encoding type II toxin-antitoxin system RelE/ParE family toxin, with the protein MDDYVLSNKADDDLGRIYVYSAQTFGEARADSYFLGLRDCLQAQADNPGLGRPAELAAAGLLRHEHGRHIVFYLTEPGGIFVARILHQGMDAVRHLHPDDGLF; encoded by the coding sequence ATGGACGATTACGTCCTTTCCAACAAGGCCGACGACGATCTTGGCCGGATCTACGTCTATTCCGCCCAGACCTTCGGCGAAGCGCGGGCGGATTCGTATTTCCTCGGGCTGCGCGATTGCCTGCAAGCCCAGGCCGACAATCCCGGCCTGGGCCGCCCGGCGGAGCTTGCCGCCGCAGGCCTTCTTCGCCACGAGCACGGCCGGCACATCGTCTTTTACCTGACGGAACCGGGGGGCATTTTCGTCGCCCGCATTCTTCATCAGGGCATGGACGCCGTACGGCATCTGCACCCTGACGACGGGTTGTTTTAA
- a CDS encoding DUF805 domain-containing protein, translating to MDFMTAVKTCIGKYATFQGRASRSEYWFFALFNIILSMIASVVAGASLGVLSVLPAILMIGLFVPSLAVSVRRLHDLGKSGWWFLIILIPVIGGLVLLWWFCQRGTEGQNMFGSDPLWTALIPAP from the coding sequence ATGGATTTCATGACCGCGGTAAAGACCTGCATCGGCAAGTACGCCACCTTCCAGGGCCGCGCCTCGCGCTCGGAATACTGGTTCTTCGCCCTGTTCAACATCATCCTCAGCATGATCGCCTCGGTGGTCGCCGGCGCTTCGCTGGGCGTGCTGTCGGTGTTGCCCGCCATCCTGATGATCGGCCTGTTCGTGCCCTCGCTGGCGGTGTCGGTCCGCCGGCTGCACGATCTGGGCAAGTCGGGCTGGTGGTTCCTGATCATCCTGATTCCGGTGATCGGCGGCCTGGTGCTGCTGTGGTGGTTCTGCCAGCGCGGCACCGAGGGGCAGAACATGTTCGGCAGCGATCCCTTGTGGACCGCGCTGATTCCCGCGCCGTAA
- a CDS encoding DUF484 family protein, with protein MARKRDDAALHLPLPDERQVMAFLQAHPDFLVRHPDLLLSLSPPSRWAEDDGVLDMQVFMIERLRDEVERVRGAAEHLIHTSRSNMSIQTRTHRAVLSILGAENMAELVEAVSDDLPALLDVDVATLCFEKTEEALPELMAPGILTLAVGTVAQIMGGADRDCALTEEMPGDPALFAGGAGLVQSSAVVRLSPGGRSPEGAMALGSRHGRTFHAGQATELITFLARVVEGSVRRFVG; from the coding sequence ATGGCGCGCAAGCGCGACGACGCCGCGTTGCATCTGCCGCTGCCCGACGAACGGCAGGTCATGGCATTCCTGCAGGCTCATCCCGACTTCCTGGTCCGCCACCCCGACCTGCTGCTGTCGCTGTCGCCCCCGTCGCGCTGGGCCGAGGACGACGGCGTGCTGGACATGCAGGTGTTCATGATCGAACGCCTCAGAGACGAGGTGGAGCGGGTCCGGGGCGCCGCCGAGCACCTGATCCACACGTCGCGCTCCAACATGTCCATCCAGACCCGCACCCATCGCGCCGTGCTGTCCATCCTGGGCGCCGAGAACATGGCCGAACTGGTGGAGGCGGTGTCCGACGACCTGCCGGCCCTGCTGGACGTGGACGTGGCAACGCTGTGCTTCGAGAAGACCGAGGAAGCGCTGCCCGAACTGATGGCGCCCGGCATCCTCACCTTGGCCGTGGGCACCGTCGCCCAGATCATGGGCGGCGCCGACCGCGACTGCGCGCTGACCGAGGAGATGCCGGGCGACCCCGCCCTGTTCGCCGGCGGCGCCGGCCTGGTGCAATCCTCGGCCGTGGTCCGCCTGTCGCCGGGCGGGCGGTCACCCGAGGGAGCGATGGCGCTGGGCTCGCGCCACGGGCGCACCTTCCACGCCGGCCAGGCCACCGAACTGATCACCTTCCTGGCCCGCGTGGTCGAAGGCTCGGTGCGGCGATTCGTGGGGTAG
- a CDS encoding zinc ribbon domain-containing protein, with the protein MPYYTYRCTACDTVFETLVRSSDDAPACPHCESRALERHLGAAAPAAKTPGMVGKARAQAAREGHFSNYSRSELKRK; encoded by the coding sequence ATGCCCTACTACACCTACCGCTGCACGGCGTGCGACACCGTGTTCGAGACCCTGGTGCGGTCGTCCGATGACGCGCCCGCCTGCCCGCACTGCGAAAGCCGGGCCCTGGAGCGCCATCTGGGCGCCGCCGCGCCCGCCGCCAAGACCCCCGGCATGGTGGGCAAGGCCCGCGCCCAGGCGGCCCGCGAGGGGCATTTCAGCAACTATTCCCGCTCGGAGCTGAAGCGGAAGTAG
- a CDS encoding primosomal protein N' has translation MSATSTPSLFNPGQRVAVMLPLPLGGAYDYAVGFEPLRPGEFVEVPLANRLVTGVVWGAGDGKVEMGKLRPVARRLPAPPLPEVTRRFVDWVASYTLAPPGAVLKMAMSVPSALEPAAPHLALRLAAIIPAFKETPARRKVMEAAGRLPPLSAADLAREAGVGPAVVKGLVEAGVLETVELPPPPAFLAPDLAQQRALLSPAQQEAADALVDALDRGFSVQLIDGVTGSGKTEVYFEAVAACLAAGRQVLVLLPEIALSAQWLERFRKRFGVKPALWHSDLGDSTRRKTWRAVASGEAAIVVGARSGLFLPFQNLGLIVVDEEHDQAFKQEDHVCYHARDMAVVRARLGNFPAVLASATPSLESLANVQAGRYRLVHLPDRHAGAVLPDIVPVDLRRHPPPRGRWLSPQLVEALEEVMAAGEQAMLYLNRRGYAPLTLCRTCGHRLQCPHCTAWLVEHRSAGRLVCHHCGHHIRLPPKCPECEAEANFAACGPGVERVAEEAALLFPNARIAVMTSDTCTGPHAAAEFVRRVSDHEIDLLVGTQIVAKGYHFPMLTLVGVVDADLGLEGGDLRAGERTHQLLSQVAGRAGRAERPGRVLLQTYQPDHPVMRALRSGERDAFIAREAELRRAAGMPPYGRLAALILSGPDVGIVESYARTLAKAAPRAEGVQVLGPAPAPMALLRGRHRRRFLVQSSRAVNLQALLRDWLFRAQPPKSVRVQVDVDPYSFS, from the coding sequence ATGTCCGCCACTTCAACCCCCTCCCTGTTCAATCCAGGTCAGCGCGTCGCCGTGATGCTGCCCCTGCCCTTGGGCGGAGCCTACGATTACGCCGTGGGGTTCGAGCCCCTACGCCCGGGCGAGTTCGTCGAGGTGCCGCTGGCCAACCGTCTGGTGACCGGGGTGGTCTGGGGGGCGGGCGACGGCAAGGTCGAGATGGGAAAGCTGCGCCCGGTGGCCCGTCGCCTGCCTGCGCCCCCCTTGCCCGAGGTGACCCGGCGCTTCGTCGACTGGGTGGCGTCCTACACTCTGGCGCCCCCCGGCGCGGTGCTGAAGATGGCCATGAGCGTGCCCTCGGCCCTGGAGCCCGCCGCCCCCCATCTGGCACTTCGCCTCGCCGCAATCATTCCCGCGTTCAAGGAGACGCCCGCCCGGCGCAAGGTGATGGAGGCGGCCGGTCGCCTGCCGCCCCTGTCGGCGGCCGACCTGGCCCGCGAGGCCGGGGTGGGGCCGGCGGTGGTCAAGGGACTGGTGGAGGCCGGCGTGCTGGAAACCGTCGAACTGCCACCCCCCCCCGCTTTCTTAGCCCCCGACCTCGCCCAGCAGCGCGCCCTGCTGTCGCCGGCCCAGCAGGAGGCGGCCGACGCCCTGGTCGACGCCCTGGATCGCGGCTTCTCGGTGCAGTTGATCGACGGCGTTACCGGTTCGGGTAAGACCGAGGTGTATTTCGAGGCGGTGGCGGCATGCCTGGCCGCCGGCCGCCAGGTGCTGGTGCTGCTGCCCGAGATCGCGCTGTCGGCCCAGTGGCTGGAGCGCTTCCGCAAACGCTTCGGGGTCAAGCCCGCCTTGTGGCATTCCGACCTGGGCGATTCCACGCGGCGCAAGACCTGGCGGGCGGTGGCCTCGGGCGAGGCCGCCATCGTGGTGGGCGCCCGATCGGGCCTGTTCCTGCCGTTCCAAAATCTGGGCCTGATCGTGGTGGACGAGGAGCACGACCAGGCCTTCAAGCAGGAAGACCACGTCTGCTACCACGCCCGCGACATGGCGGTGGTGCGCGCCCGGCTGGGGAATTTCCCGGCGGTGCTGGCCTCGGCCACGCCCTCGCTGGAAAGCCTCGCCAATGTCCAGGCCGGTCGCTATCGTCTGGTCCACCTGCCCGATCGCCATGCCGGCGCGGTGCTGCCCGACATCGTGCCCGTGGACCTGCGCCGCCATCCGCCGCCTCGGGGCCGCTGGCTGTCGCCCCAGTTGGTCGAGGCGCTGGAGGAGGTGATGGCGGCGGGCGAGCAGGCCATGCTTTACCTCAACCGCCGGGGCTACGCGCCGCTGACGCTCTGCCGCACCTGCGGCCACCGGCTGCAATGCCCCCATTGCACCGCCTGGCTGGTGGAGCACCGATCGGCTGGAAGGCTGGTCTGCCATCATTGCGGCCACCATATCCGCCTGCCCCCCAAATGCCCGGAATGCGAGGCCGAGGCCAATTTCGCCGCCTGCGGCCCCGGCGTGGAACGGGTGGCGGAGGAAGCCGCCCTGCTGTTCCCCAATGCCCGCATCGCGGTGATGACGTCGGACACCTGCACCGGCCCCCACGCGGCGGCCGAGTTCGTCCGCCGGGTCTCGGACCACGAGATCGACCTGTTGGTGGGCACCCAGATCGTCGCCAAGGGCTATCACTTCCCCATGCTGACCCTGGTGGGCGTGGTCGACGCCGACCTGGGGCTGGAAGGTGGAGACCTCAGGGCGGGCGAGCGCACCCACCAGCTGCTGTCCCAGGTGGCGGGGCGTGCGGGGCGCGCCGAGCGCCCGGGCCGCGTGCTGCTCCAGACCTACCAGCCCGACCATCCGGTGATGCGGGCGCTGCGCTCGGGCGAGCGCGACGCCTTCATCGCCCGCGAGGCCGAGTTGCGCCGCGCCGCCGGCATGCCGCCCTATGGCCGCCTCGCTGCCCTGATCCTGTCGGGTCCCGATGTCGGGATCGTCGAGTCCTACGCCCGCACTCTGGCCAAGGCGGCGCCCCGGGCCGAGGGCGTGCAGGTGCTGGGACCGGCGCCGGCTCCCATGGCCCTGCTGCGCGGCAGGCATCGCCGCCGCTTCCTGGTGCAAAGCAGCCGGGCGGTCAACCTGCAGGCCCTGCTGCGCGACTGGCTTTTCCGCGCCCAGCCCCCTAAAAGCGTCCGCGTCCAGGTGGATGTCGATCCCTACAGCTTTTCCTGA
- a CDS encoding F0F1 ATP synthase subunit delta has translation MPSETIGVIADRYATALFELADSSGSLDQVAGDLKTLQAMLRESADLRRVVDSPVLSREQQGAAIGAVAKAAGFSELTSKFLGLAAKNRRLFTLNGVIASYLGRLAARRGEKSATVASAVALTPAQQDALTTALKAAFGGNVAVDVKVDPSLLGGLVVQVGSRMVDSSLKTKLQHLKLAMKGVG, from the coding sequence GTGCCTTCCGAAACTATTGGCGTGATCGCCGACCGCTACGCCACCGCTCTCTTCGAGTTGGCCGATTCTTCCGGCTCCCTCGACCAGGTGGCTGGCGACCTCAAGACGCTCCAGGCCATGCTGCGCGAAAGCGCTGACCTGCGCCGTGTCGTCGACAGCCCCGTTCTCAGCCGCGAGCAGCAGGGAGCGGCCATCGGCGCCGTTGCCAAGGCCGCCGGCTTCTCGGAGCTGACCTCCAAGTTTCTCGGGCTGGCGGCCAAGAACCGCCGGCTGTTCACCCTCAACGGGGTGATCGCTTCCTATCTCGGCCGGTTGGCGGCCCGTCGCGGCGAAAAGTCCGCGACGGTGGCTTCCGCCGTGGCTCTCACGCCGGCCCAGCAAGACGCCCTCACCACCGCCCTCAAGGCGGCCTTCGGCGGCAATGTCGCCGTCGATGTCAAGGTTGATCCCAGCTTGCTGGGCGGCCTGGTGGTTCAGGTCGGTTCCCGCATGGTTGACAGCTCGCTCAAGACGAAGCTGCAGCATCTCAAGCTCGCTATGAAAGGGGTTGGATAA
- the recQ gene encoding DNA helicase RecQ, which yields MPAPLHVLNHVFGFPNFRGQQEEVIRHVVEGGDALVLMPTGAGKSLCYQVPALCRDGVAVVVSPLIALMQNQVEALNQLGVRAAALNSARSLDEVRVIERRMQAGELDLVYVAPERLVLPGFLSLLEDCRIALFAIDEAHCVSQWGHDFRPEYLQLALLHERFPRIPRIALTATADGPTRRDIAERLNPQDGRHFVAGFDRPNIRYRIAAKNNAREQLLRFLEAEHGGKGAESGIVYCLSRAKVEETASWLAGKGYTALAYHAGLDQDRRAANQERFLREEGIVMVATIAFGMGIDKPDVRFVAHLDLPKSLEAYYQETGRAGRDGQPADAWMAYGLEDVAKLGQFIASSQASDAQKRVEWAKLNALLGLCETTRCRRQVLLEYFGETGAPPCGNCDTCLDPVASFDGTELARKALSCVYRTGESFGAGHVIDVLLGKDNEKIRRFGHERLSTYGIGTELPAEQWRSVLRQLVAAGMLAIDTEGHGAFKLTEACRPLLRGEIRIDLRRDPLPAKGKSKASSAKKSAVALTDPADEALFQHLRAERLALAKAQGVPPYVIWHDSTLVDIARRRPRHADELDGVAGLGEAKRERYGQILLDAVAAFEARE from the coding sequence ATGCCCGCTCCCCTGCACGTCCTCAACCACGTCTTCGGCTTTCCCAACTTCCGCGGCCAGCAGGAGGAGGTGATCCGCCATGTGGTGGAGGGCGGCGACGCCCTGGTGCTGATGCCTACGGGTGCGGGCAAGTCGCTGTGCTATCAGGTGCCGGCGCTGTGCCGCGACGGGGTGGCGGTGGTGGTCTCGCCGCTGATCGCCCTGATGCAGAATCAGGTGGAGGCCCTGAACCAGCTGGGCGTGCGCGCCGCCGCGCTGAACTCGGCGCGCAGCCTGGACGAGGTCCGCGTCATCGAGCGCCGCATGCAGGCGGGAGAGCTGGATCTGGTCTACGTGGCGCCCGAGCGTCTGGTGCTGCCCGGCTTCCTCTCCCTGCTCGAAGACTGCCGCATCGCCCTGTTCGCCATCGACGAGGCCCATTGCGTGTCGCAATGGGGGCATGATTTCCGTCCGGAATACCTGCAGCTGGCCCTGCTGCACGAGCGCTTCCCCAGGATTCCGCGCATCGCGCTCACCGCCACCGCCGACGGGCCGACCCGCCGGGATATCGCCGAGCGCCTGAACCCTCAGGACGGGCGGCACTTCGTCGCCGGCTTCGACCGGCCCAACATCCGCTACCGCATCGCCGCCAAGAACAACGCCCGCGAGCAGCTGTTGCGCTTCCTCGAGGCCGAGCACGGCGGGAAGGGGGCGGAATCGGGCATCGTCTACTGCCTGTCGCGGGCCAAGGTGGAGGAGACGGCCTCCTGGCTGGCGGGCAAGGGCTATACGGCGCTTGCCTATCACGCCGGCCTCGACCAGGACAGGCGCGCCGCCAACCAGGAGCGCTTCCTGCGCGAAGAGGGCATCGTCATGGTGGCGACCATCGCGTTCGGCATGGGCATCGACAAGCCCGACGTGCGCTTCGTCGCCCATCTCGACCTGCCCAAGAGCCTGGAGGCCTATTACCAGGAAACGGGGCGCGCCGGGCGCGACGGGCAGCCCGCCGACGCCTGGATGGCCTATGGCCTGGAGGACGTGGCCAAGCTGGGCCAGTTCATCGCCTCGAGCCAGGCCTCGGATGCCCAGAAGCGCGTCGAATGGGCCAAGCTCAACGCCCTCTTGGGCCTGTGCGAGACCACCCGCTGCCGCCGCCAGGTGCTGCTGGAGTATTTCGGCGAGACCGGCGCGCCGCCTTGCGGCAATTGCGACACCTGCCTCGATCCGGTGGCTTCCTTCGACGGCACCGAGCTGGCCAGGAAGGCATTGTCCTGCGTCTACCGCACCGGCGAGAGCTTCGGGGCCGGCCACGTCATCGACGTGCTGCTGGGCAAGGACAACGAGAAGATCCGCCGCTTCGGCCACGAACGCCTCAGCACCTACGGCATCGGCACCGAACTGCCGGCCGAGCAATGGCGTTCGGTGCTCCGCCAATTGGTGGCCGCCGGCATGCTCGCCATCGATACCGAGGGCCACGGCGCCTTCAAGCTGACCGAGGCCTGCCGTCCGCTGCTGCGCGGCGAAATCCGCATCGACCTGCGCCGCGATCCCTTGCCGGCCAAGGGCAAGTCCAAGGCGTCCTCGGCCAAGAAATCCGCCGTCGCCCTCACCGACCCCGCCGACGAGGCCCTGTTCCAGCATCTGCGGGCCGAGCGCCTGGCCCTGGCCAAGGCCCAGGGGGTGCCACCCTACGTCATCTGGCACGATTCCACCCTGGTGGACATCGCCCGCCGCCGTCCCCGCCACGCGGACGAGCTCGACGGCGTCGCCGGCCTGGGCGAGGCCAAGCGCGAGCGCTACGGCCAGATCCTGTTGGACGCGGTGGCGGCGTTCGAGGCGCGGGAATAG